In the Brachyhypopomus gauderio isolate BG-103 chromosome 4, BGAUD_0.2, whole genome shotgun sequence genome, one interval contains:
- the LOC143512353 gene encoding plakophilin-4-like isoform X1, with protein sequence MPGARILLPLAMVQVPPQGSLLLRRPLLLQGGVRACGRSLRSPLLASLLLWMPPPRALPGGGMPAPDQSPVSEEGLLLPVREELANHGMESESTANNILASVKEQELQFERLTRELEAERQIVANQLERCRLEAESPGAASGSSSEKSLPWRPAGSVGNSHSSTQMNSYADSGYQDAGSYYSSQTLGKVEVRLQPSYPLTGGTGTGSLLRSSRAEGQASAQMSGVAGGAIPGRAMRRVGSVPSRTQSPAYSSGVSPSRGSLRASPASAYGSPIVTEPKPLSNIFSSTTLPGPQRTSSPYTTQKGSPAAPRRIGGAGRATSPYTGRMGSPLSVVGGEAQPGSGSSPGRPGMTAVPQHYVSTLPRTLLREATEPYATHTYEVYERMVPRPDSLTDALADALPGLRTSYASQHSHHGPDLRSAVSPERHIGPIYEDRTLQGPLYHSPSHVAHTALYRSPSGVGTLQRSSSQRSNMTYQRSSSYALSGAAPYSEPYRTATYRPPEGGYARQAVAMDDSTARSPSIDSIQKDPREFAWRDPELPEVIHMLQHQFPSVQANAAAYLQHLCFGDNRTKSEVCRLGGIKHLVDLLDHKVLEVQRNACGALRNLVYGKATDDNKIAVRNAGGVPALLRLLRKTVDAEVREIITGVLWNLSSCDAVKMTIVHDALTTLTNTVIIPHSGWSSSSYDDDHKLKFHSSLVLRNTTGCLRNLSSAGEEARKQLRCCEGLVDSLLYVIKACVSTSDFDSKIVENCVCTLRNLSYRLELEIPPSRLITTEEVDGSLGSESPSKEADYSCWGRKRKKKRKNLKEEQWDGVGPIPGFSKSPKGAEMLWHPAVVKPYLTLLAESSNPATLEGAAGSLQNLSAGNWKFSAYIRGAVRKEKGLPILVELLRMDNDRVVCSVATALRNMALDVRNKELIGKYAMRDLVNRLPGGNTTLLSDETVAAICCTLHEVSSRNMENAKALADTGGIEKLVNITKGRGERYSMKVVKAAAQVLNTLWQYRDLRTIYKKDGWNQNHFLTPVSTLERDRFKSQPTLPSTSIQMSPVHQTTVSVTSSPAVLGIKEQCSDYQRTQPSMQFYNYQGDGVLKTPYTGSVKTSPFYISSYSSPSREESRRAQHMYYGEEGGARSYEQYGMYLQSPQGYEEPFLGQAVQYSTANYATQPHALKTTTNYVDFYSTTRRASYRTEQYPGSPDSWV encoded by the exons GAGCTCCAGTTTGAGAGGCTGACCAGGGAGCTGGAGGCGGAGCGACAGATTGTGGCCAATCAACTGGAACGATGCAGGCTGGAGGCGGAGTCACCAGGAGCTGCAAGCGGCAG TTCCTCTGAGAAGTCTCTACCCTGGAGACCAGCAG gctcgGTAGGGAACTCGCACAGCTCCACCCAGATGAACTCGTACGCTGACAGTGGCTACCAGGATGCCGGTAGTTACTACAGCAGCCAGACCCTGGGCAAGGTGGAGGTGCGGCTCCAACCCTCGTACCCGCTCACGGGAGGCACCGGCACGGGCTCGCTCCTGAGGAGCTCCAGGGCAGAGGGCCAGGCCTcagcacag ATGTCGGGCGTGGCGGGCGGGGCAATCCCGGGCCGGGCCATGAGGCGGGTCGGGTCCGTGCCTTCCCGGACACAGTCGCCGGCCTACAGCAGCGGCGTCTCGCCGTCTCGAGGCTCGCTCCGGGCATCTCCGGCCAGCGCTTACGGCTCCCCCATCGTCACGGAGCCCAAGCCCTTGTCCAACATCTTCTCCAGTACCACCCTGCCGGGCCCTCAGCGGACGAgctcaccctacaccacccagaAGGGCTCTCCAGCCGCCCCACGGCGAATAGGCGGTGCCGGTCGTGCTACCTCGCCCTACACGGGCCGGATGGGGTCACCGCTGAGCGTGGTGGGCGGAGAGGCGCAGCCGGGTTCCGGATCGTCCCCGGGGCGGCCGGGGATGACGGCCGTGCCCCAGCACTACGTGTCCACGCTACCGAGGACGCTGCTACGCGAGGCCACGGAACCCTACGCCACGCACACGTACGAGGTCTACGAGAGGATGGTGCCGCGGCCCGACAGCCTGACAG ACGCCCTGGCCGACGCTCTTCCAG GACTACGGACGTCCTACGCCAGTCAGCACAGCCATCACGGGCCTGACCTCCGCTCGGCCGTGTCCCCTGAGCGCCACATCGGACCCATCTACGAGGACCGCACCCTGCAGGGGCCCCTATACCACAGCCCCAGCCACGTCGCACACACTGCCCTCTACAGGTCACCCTCAG GTGTGGGGACCTTGCAGCGAAGCTCCAGCCAGCGTAGCAACATGACGTACCAAAGAAGCAGCAGCTACGCCCTGAGTGGAGCGGCGCCGTATTCGGAGCCGTACCGCACCGCCACGTATCGGCCCCCCGAGGGCGGCTACGCCCGACAGGCCGTCGCCATGGACGACAGCACCGCCCGCTCCCCTTCCATCGACAGCATTCAGAAGGACCCCAG agAGTTTGCGTGGAGGGACCCAGAGCTGCCGGAGGTGATCCACATGCTGCAGCACCAGTTCCCCTCAGTGCAGGCCAACGCTGCAGCGTACCTGCAGCACCTGTGCTTCGGAGATAACCGCACCAAGTCAGAG GTGTGTCGGCTGGGCGGAATCAAGCACCTGGTGGATCTGCTGGACCACAAGGTTCTGGAGGTGCAGCGTAATGCGTGCGGGGCCCTGAGGAACCTGGTCTACGGCAAAGCAACCGACGACAACAAGATCGCCGTGAGGAACGCCGGGGGCGTACCCGCTCTGCTCCGCCTGCTGAGGAAGACTGTGGATGCTGAAGTGCGAGAGATCATCacgg GGGTCCTGTGGAACTTGTCCTCCTGTGACGCCGTTAAGATGACAATCGTCCACGATGCCTTAACGACTCTGACCAACACTGTGATCATTCCCCATTCCGGCTGGAGCAGCTCGTCCTACGACGACGACCACAAGCTCAAGTTCCATTCTTCACTTGTGCTCCGAAATACTACTGGCTGCCTCAG GAACCTGAGCTCGGCAGGTGAAGAGGCCAGAAAACAGCTGCGCTGCTGTGAAGGGCTGGTGGACTCGCTGCTTTACGTCATCAAAGCCTGCGTGAGCACATCCGACTTCGACAGCAag ATTGTGGAGAACTGTGTTTGCACCCTGCGGAACCTCTCGTACCGGTTAGAGCTGGAGATCCCTCCCTCGCGTCTGATCACCACTGAGGAGGTAGACGGGTCGCTGGGCTCAGAGTCGCCCAGCAAAGAGGCAGACTACAGCTgctgggggaggaagaggaagaaaaagAGGAAGAACCTCAAGGAGGAGCAG TGGGATGGCGTGGGGCCCATCCCTGGTTTCTCCAAGTCTCCTAAAGGTGCTGAGATGCTGTGGCACCCTGCAGTGGTGAAGCCCTATCTCACCCTGCTGGCGGAGAGCTCCAACCCTGCAACACTAGAGGGCGCCGCTGGGTCACTGCAGAACCTCTCCGCCGGAAATTGGAag ttctctGCATATATCCGTGGGGCCGTGCGGAAGGAGAAAGGTCTGCCCATCCTGGTAGAGCTGCTACGGATGGATAACGACCGCGTGGTGTGTTCTGTCGCCACGGCGCTCAGAAACATGGCGCTGGATGTTAGGAACAAGGAGCTGATAG ggaAGTATGCCATGCGGGACTTGGTGAACCGTCTGCCCGGGGGGAACACCACACTGCTGTCTGACGAGACCGTGGCAGCGATTTGCTGCACACTGCATGAGGTCTCCAGCAGGAACATGGAGAACGCCAAAGCCCTGGCCGACACGGGCGGCATCGAGAAGCTCGTCAACATCACTAAAGGCCGCGGAGAGAG GTACTCCATGAAGGTGGTGAAGGCAGCTGCGCAGGTCCTCAACACACTGTGGCAGTACAGAGACCTGCGCACCATCTACAAGAAG GATGGCTGGAATCAGAACCACTTCTTGactcctgtgtccactctgGAGCGAGACCGCTTCAAATCTCAGCCAACATTACCCTCAACCTCCATTCAGATGTCTCCGGTCCACCAGACAA CGGTCAGTGTAACCTCATCCCCAGCTGTCCTAGGCATTAAGGAGCAATGCTCTGATTACCAGAGGACACAGCCATCTATGCAATTTTATAACTACCAAGGAGACGGTGTTCTCAAAACCCCATACACAG GCTCTGTGAAAACATCTCCCTTTTACATCAGCTCCTATTCCTCACCTAGCAGGGAGGAGTCGAGGAGAGCCCAG CATATGTACTACGGCGAAGAGGGAGGCGCTAGGAGCTACGAGCAGTATGGGATGTACCTTCAGTCTCCCCAAGGCTACGAGGAGCCGTTCCTGGGGCAGGCTGTACAGTACTCCACAGCCAACTACGCCACACAGCCCCACGCACTCAAAACCACCACCAACTACGTGGACTTCTACTCCACAACGCGGAGAGCCTCGTATCGGACTGAGCAGTACCCGGGCTCGCCGGACTCCTGGGTGTAG
- the LOC143512353 gene encoding plakophilin-4-like isoform X4, with translation MPAPDQSPVSEEGLLLPVREELANHGMESESTANNILASVKEQELQFERLTRELEAERQIVANQLERCRLEAESPGAASGSSSEKSLPWRPAGSVGNSHSSTQMNSYADSGYQDAGSYYSSQTLGKVEVRLQPSYPLTGGTGTGSLLRSSRAEGQASAQMSGVAGGAIPGRAMRRVGSVPSRTQSPAYSSGVSPSRGSLRASPASAYGSPIVTEPKPLSNIFSSTTLPGPQRTSSPYTTQKGSPAAPRRIGGAGRATSPYTGRMGSPLSVVGGEAQPGSGSSPGRPGMTAVPQHYVSTLPRTLLREATEPYATHTYEVYERMVPRPDSLTDALADALPGLRTSYASQHSHHGPDLRSAVSPERHIGPIYEDRTLQGPLYHSPSHVAHTALYRSPSGVGTLQRSSSQRSNMTYQRSSSYALSGAAPYSEPYRTATYRPPEGGYARQAVAMDDSTARSPSIDSIQKDPREFAWRDPELPEVIHMLQHQFPSVQANAAAYLQHLCFGDNRTKSEVCRLGGIKHLVDLLDHKVLEVQRNACGALRNLVYGKATDDNKIAVRNAGGVPALLRLLRKTVDAEVREIITGVLWNLSSCDAVKMTIVHDALTTLTNTVIIPHSGWSSSSYDDDHKLKFHSSLVLRNTTGCLRNLSSAGEEARKQLRCCEGLVDSLLYVIKACVSTSDFDSKIVENCVCTLRNLSYRLELEIPPSRLITTEEVDGSLGSESPSKEADYSCWGRKRKKKRKNLKEEQWDGVGPIPGFSKSPKGAEMLWHPAVVKPYLTLLAESSNPATLEGAAGSLQNLSAGNWKFSAYIRGAVRKEKGLPILVELLRMDNDRVVCSVATALRNMALDVRNKELIGKYAMRDLVNRLPGGNTTLLSDETVAAICCTLHEVSSRNMENAKALADTGGIEKLVNITKGRGERYSMKVVKAAAQVLNTLWQYRDLRTIYKKDGWNQNHFLTPVSTLERDRFKSQPTLPSTSIQMSPVHQTTVSVTSSPAVLGIKEQCSDYQRTQPSMQFYNYQGDGVLKTPYTGSVKTSPFYISSYSSPSREESRRAQHMYYGEEGGARSYEQYGMYLQSPQGYEEPFLGQAVQYSTANYATQPHALKTTTNYVDFYSTTRRASYRTEQYPGSPDSWV, from the exons GAGCTCCAGTTTGAGAGGCTGACCAGGGAGCTGGAGGCGGAGCGACAGATTGTGGCCAATCAACTGGAACGATGCAGGCTGGAGGCGGAGTCACCAGGAGCTGCAAGCGGCAG TTCCTCTGAGAAGTCTCTACCCTGGAGACCAGCAG gctcgGTAGGGAACTCGCACAGCTCCACCCAGATGAACTCGTACGCTGACAGTGGCTACCAGGATGCCGGTAGTTACTACAGCAGCCAGACCCTGGGCAAGGTGGAGGTGCGGCTCCAACCCTCGTACCCGCTCACGGGAGGCACCGGCACGGGCTCGCTCCTGAGGAGCTCCAGGGCAGAGGGCCAGGCCTcagcacag ATGTCGGGCGTGGCGGGCGGGGCAATCCCGGGCCGGGCCATGAGGCGGGTCGGGTCCGTGCCTTCCCGGACACAGTCGCCGGCCTACAGCAGCGGCGTCTCGCCGTCTCGAGGCTCGCTCCGGGCATCTCCGGCCAGCGCTTACGGCTCCCCCATCGTCACGGAGCCCAAGCCCTTGTCCAACATCTTCTCCAGTACCACCCTGCCGGGCCCTCAGCGGACGAgctcaccctacaccacccagaAGGGCTCTCCAGCCGCCCCACGGCGAATAGGCGGTGCCGGTCGTGCTACCTCGCCCTACACGGGCCGGATGGGGTCACCGCTGAGCGTGGTGGGCGGAGAGGCGCAGCCGGGTTCCGGATCGTCCCCGGGGCGGCCGGGGATGACGGCCGTGCCCCAGCACTACGTGTCCACGCTACCGAGGACGCTGCTACGCGAGGCCACGGAACCCTACGCCACGCACACGTACGAGGTCTACGAGAGGATGGTGCCGCGGCCCGACAGCCTGACAG ACGCCCTGGCCGACGCTCTTCCAG GACTACGGACGTCCTACGCCAGTCAGCACAGCCATCACGGGCCTGACCTCCGCTCGGCCGTGTCCCCTGAGCGCCACATCGGACCCATCTACGAGGACCGCACCCTGCAGGGGCCCCTATACCACAGCCCCAGCCACGTCGCACACACTGCCCTCTACAGGTCACCCTCAG GTGTGGGGACCTTGCAGCGAAGCTCCAGCCAGCGTAGCAACATGACGTACCAAAGAAGCAGCAGCTACGCCCTGAGTGGAGCGGCGCCGTATTCGGAGCCGTACCGCACCGCCACGTATCGGCCCCCCGAGGGCGGCTACGCCCGACAGGCCGTCGCCATGGACGACAGCACCGCCCGCTCCCCTTCCATCGACAGCATTCAGAAGGACCCCAG agAGTTTGCGTGGAGGGACCCAGAGCTGCCGGAGGTGATCCACATGCTGCAGCACCAGTTCCCCTCAGTGCAGGCCAACGCTGCAGCGTACCTGCAGCACCTGTGCTTCGGAGATAACCGCACCAAGTCAGAG GTGTGTCGGCTGGGCGGAATCAAGCACCTGGTGGATCTGCTGGACCACAAGGTTCTGGAGGTGCAGCGTAATGCGTGCGGGGCCCTGAGGAACCTGGTCTACGGCAAAGCAACCGACGACAACAAGATCGCCGTGAGGAACGCCGGGGGCGTACCCGCTCTGCTCCGCCTGCTGAGGAAGACTGTGGATGCTGAAGTGCGAGAGATCATCacgg GGGTCCTGTGGAACTTGTCCTCCTGTGACGCCGTTAAGATGACAATCGTCCACGATGCCTTAACGACTCTGACCAACACTGTGATCATTCCCCATTCCGGCTGGAGCAGCTCGTCCTACGACGACGACCACAAGCTCAAGTTCCATTCTTCACTTGTGCTCCGAAATACTACTGGCTGCCTCAG GAACCTGAGCTCGGCAGGTGAAGAGGCCAGAAAACAGCTGCGCTGCTGTGAAGGGCTGGTGGACTCGCTGCTTTACGTCATCAAAGCCTGCGTGAGCACATCCGACTTCGACAGCAag ATTGTGGAGAACTGTGTTTGCACCCTGCGGAACCTCTCGTACCGGTTAGAGCTGGAGATCCCTCCCTCGCGTCTGATCACCACTGAGGAGGTAGACGGGTCGCTGGGCTCAGAGTCGCCCAGCAAAGAGGCAGACTACAGCTgctgggggaggaagaggaagaaaaagAGGAAGAACCTCAAGGAGGAGCAG TGGGATGGCGTGGGGCCCATCCCTGGTTTCTCCAAGTCTCCTAAAGGTGCTGAGATGCTGTGGCACCCTGCAGTGGTGAAGCCCTATCTCACCCTGCTGGCGGAGAGCTCCAACCCTGCAACACTAGAGGGCGCCGCTGGGTCACTGCAGAACCTCTCCGCCGGAAATTGGAag ttctctGCATATATCCGTGGGGCCGTGCGGAAGGAGAAAGGTCTGCCCATCCTGGTAGAGCTGCTACGGATGGATAACGACCGCGTGGTGTGTTCTGTCGCCACGGCGCTCAGAAACATGGCGCTGGATGTTAGGAACAAGGAGCTGATAG ggaAGTATGCCATGCGGGACTTGGTGAACCGTCTGCCCGGGGGGAACACCACACTGCTGTCTGACGAGACCGTGGCAGCGATTTGCTGCACACTGCATGAGGTCTCCAGCAGGAACATGGAGAACGCCAAAGCCCTGGCCGACACGGGCGGCATCGAGAAGCTCGTCAACATCACTAAAGGCCGCGGAGAGAG GTACTCCATGAAGGTGGTGAAGGCAGCTGCGCAGGTCCTCAACACACTGTGGCAGTACAGAGACCTGCGCACCATCTACAAGAAG GATGGCTGGAATCAGAACCACTTCTTGactcctgtgtccactctgGAGCGAGACCGCTTCAAATCTCAGCCAACATTACCCTCAACCTCCATTCAGATGTCTCCGGTCCACCAGACAA CGGTCAGTGTAACCTCATCCCCAGCTGTCCTAGGCATTAAGGAGCAATGCTCTGATTACCAGAGGACACAGCCATCTATGCAATTTTATAACTACCAAGGAGACGGTGTTCTCAAAACCCCATACACAG GCTCTGTGAAAACATCTCCCTTTTACATCAGCTCCTATTCCTCACCTAGCAGGGAGGAGTCGAGGAGAGCCCAG CATATGTACTACGGCGAAGAGGGAGGCGCTAGGAGCTACGAGCAGTATGGGATGTACCTTCAGTCTCCCCAAGGCTACGAGGAGCCGTTCCTGGGGCAGGCTGTACAGTACTCCACAGCCAACTACGCCACACAGCCCCACGCACTCAAAACCACCACCAACTACGTGGACTTCTACTCCACAACGCGGAGAGCCTCGTATCGGACTGAGCAGTACCCGGGCTCGCCGGACTCCTGGGTGTAG
- the LOC143512353 gene encoding plakophilin-4-like isoform X2 — translation MPGARILLPLAMVQVPPQGSLLLRRPLLLQGGVRACGRSLRSPLLASLLLWMPPPRALPGGGMPAPDQSPVSEEGLLLPVREELANHGMESESTANNILASVKEQELQFERLTRELEAERQIVANQLERCRLEAESPGAASGSSSEKSLPWRPAGSVGNSHSSTQMNSYADSGYQDAGSYYSSQTLGKVEVRLQPSYPLTGGTGTGSLLRSSRAEGQASAQMSGVAGGAIPGRAMRRVGSVPSRTQSPAYSSGVSPSRGSLRASPASAYGSPIVTEPKPLSNIFSSTTLPGPQRTSSPYTTQKGSPAAPRRIGGAGRATSPYTGRMGSPLSVVGGEAQPGSGSSPGRPGMTAVPQHYVSTLPRTLLREATEPYATHTYEVYERMVPRPDSLTGLRTSYASQHSHHGPDLRSAVSPERHIGPIYEDRTLQGPLYHSPSHVAHTALYRSPSGVGTLQRSSSQRSNMTYQRSSSYALSGAAPYSEPYRTATYRPPEGGYARQAVAMDDSTARSPSIDSIQKDPREFAWRDPELPEVIHMLQHQFPSVQANAAAYLQHLCFGDNRTKSEVCRLGGIKHLVDLLDHKVLEVQRNACGALRNLVYGKATDDNKIAVRNAGGVPALLRLLRKTVDAEVREIITGVLWNLSSCDAVKMTIVHDALTTLTNTVIIPHSGWSSSSYDDDHKLKFHSSLVLRNTTGCLRNLSSAGEEARKQLRCCEGLVDSLLYVIKACVSTSDFDSKIVENCVCTLRNLSYRLELEIPPSRLITTEEVDGSLGSESPSKEADYSCWGRKRKKKRKNLKEEQWDGVGPIPGFSKSPKGAEMLWHPAVVKPYLTLLAESSNPATLEGAAGSLQNLSAGNWKFSAYIRGAVRKEKGLPILVELLRMDNDRVVCSVATALRNMALDVRNKELIGKYAMRDLVNRLPGGNTTLLSDETVAAICCTLHEVSSRNMENAKALADTGGIEKLVNITKGRGERYSMKVVKAAAQVLNTLWQYRDLRTIYKKDGWNQNHFLTPVSTLERDRFKSQPTLPSTSIQMSPVHQTTVSVTSSPAVLGIKEQCSDYQRTQPSMQFYNYQGDGVLKTPYTGSVKTSPFYISSYSSPSREESRRAQHMYYGEEGGARSYEQYGMYLQSPQGYEEPFLGQAVQYSTANYATQPHALKTTTNYVDFYSTTRRASYRTEQYPGSPDSWV, via the exons GAGCTCCAGTTTGAGAGGCTGACCAGGGAGCTGGAGGCGGAGCGACAGATTGTGGCCAATCAACTGGAACGATGCAGGCTGGAGGCGGAGTCACCAGGAGCTGCAAGCGGCAG TTCCTCTGAGAAGTCTCTACCCTGGAGACCAGCAG gctcgGTAGGGAACTCGCACAGCTCCACCCAGATGAACTCGTACGCTGACAGTGGCTACCAGGATGCCGGTAGTTACTACAGCAGCCAGACCCTGGGCAAGGTGGAGGTGCGGCTCCAACCCTCGTACCCGCTCACGGGAGGCACCGGCACGGGCTCGCTCCTGAGGAGCTCCAGGGCAGAGGGCCAGGCCTcagcacag ATGTCGGGCGTGGCGGGCGGGGCAATCCCGGGCCGGGCCATGAGGCGGGTCGGGTCCGTGCCTTCCCGGACACAGTCGCCGGCCTACAGCAGCGGCGTCTCGCCGTCTCGAGGCTCGCTCCGGGCATCTCCGGCCAGCGCTTACGGCTCCCCCATCGTCACGGAGCCCAAGCCCTTGTCCAACATCTTCTCCAGTACCACCCTGCCGGGCCCTCAGCGGACGAgctcaccctacaccacccagaAGGGCTCTCCAGCCGCCCCACGGCGAATAGGCGGTGCCGGTCGTGCTACCTCGCCCTACACGGGCCGGATGGGGTCACCGCTGAGCGTGGTGGGCGGAGAGGCGCAGCCGGGTTCCGGATCGTCCCCGGGGCGGCCGGGGATGACGGCCGTGCCCCAGCACTACGTGTCCACGCTACCGAGGACGCTGCTACGCGAGGCCACGGAACCCTACGCCACGCACACGTACGAGGTCTACGAGAGGATGGTGCCGCGGCCCGACAGCCTGACAG GACTACGGACGTCCTACGCCAGTCAGCACAGCCATCACGGGCCTGACCTCCGCTCGGCCGTGTCCCCTGAGCGCCACATCGGACCCATCTACGAGGACCGCACCCTGCAGGGGCCCCTATACCACAGCCCCAGCCACGTCGCACACACTGCCCTCTACAGGTCACCCTCAG GTGTGGGGACCTTGCAGCGAAGCTCCAGCCAGCGTAGCAACATGACGTACCAAAGAAGCAGCAGCTACGCCCTGAGTGGAGCGGCGCCGTATTCGGAGCCGTACCGCACCGCCACGTATCGGCCCCCCGAGGGCGGCTACGCCCGACAGGCCGTCGCCATGGACGACAGCACCGCCCGCTCCCCTTCCATCGACAGCATTCAGAAGGACCCCAG agAGTTTGCGTGGAGGGACCCAGAGCTGCCGGAGGTGATCCACATGCTGCAGCACCAGTTCCCCTCAGTGCAGGCCAACGCTGCAGCGTACCTGCAGCACCTGTGCTTCGGAGATAACCGCACCAAGTCAGAG GTGTGTCGGCTGGGCGGAATCAAGCACCTGGTGGATCTGCTGGACCACAAGGTTCTGGAGGTGCAGCGTAATGCGTGCGGGGCCCTGAGGAACCTGGTCTACGGCAAAGCAACCGACGACAACAAGATCGCCGTGAGGAACGCCGGGGGCGTACCCGCTCTGCTCCGCCTGCTGAGGAAGACTGTGGATGCTGAAGTGCGAGAGATCATCacgg GGGTCCTGTGGAACTTGTCCTCCTGTGACGCCGTTAAGATGACAATCGTCCACGATGCCTTAACGACTCTGACCAACACTGTGATCATTCCCCATTCCGGCTGGAGCAGCTCGTCCTACGACGACGACCACAAGCTCAAGTTCCATTCTTCACTTGTGCTCCGAAATACTACTGGCTGCCTCAG GAACCTGAGCTCGGCAGGTGAAGAGGCCAGAAAACAGCTGCGCTGCTGTGAAGGGCTGGTGGACTCGCTGCTTTACGTCATCAAAGCCTGCGTGAGCACATCCGACTTCGACAGCAag ATTGTGGAGAACTGTGTTTGCACCCTGCGGAACCTCTCGTACCGGTTAGAGCTGGAGATCCCTCCCTCGCGTCTGATCACCACTGAGGAGGTAGACGGGTCGCTGGGCTCAGAGTCGCCCAGCAAAGAGGCAGACTACAGCTgctgggggaggaagaggaagaaaaagAGGAAGAACCTCAAGGAGGAGCAG TGGGATGGCGTGGGGCCCATCCCTGGTTTCTCCAAGTCTCCTAAAGGTGCTGAGATGCTGTGGCACCCTGCAGTGGTGAAGCCCTATCTCACCCTGCTGGCGGAGAGCTCCAACCCTGCAACACTAGAGGGCGCCGCTGGGTCACTGCAGAACCTCTCCGCCGGAAATTGGAag ttctctGCATATATCCGTGGGGCCGTGCGGAAGGAGAAAGGTCTGCCCATCCTGGTAGAGCTGCTACGGATGGATAACGACCGCGTGGTGTGTTCTGTCGCCACGGCGCTCAGAAACATGGCGCTGGATGTTAGGAACAAGGAGCTGATAG ggaAGTATGCCATGCGGGACTTGGTGAACCGTCTGCCCGGGGGGAACACCACACTGCTGTCTGACGAGACCGTGGCAGCGATTTGCTGCACACTGCATGAGGTCTCCAGCAGGAACATGGAGAACGCCAAAGCCCTGGCCGACACGGGCGGCATCGAGAAGCTCGTCAACATCACTAAAGGCCGCGGAGAGAG GTACTCCATGAAGGTGGTGAAGGCAGCTGCGCAGGTCCTCAACACACTGTGGCAGTACAGAGACCTGCGCACCATCTACAAGAAG GATGGCTGGAATCAGAACCACTTCTTGactcctgtgtccactctgGAGCGAGACCGCTTCAAATCTCAGCCAACATTACCCTCAACCTCCATTCAGATGTCTCCGGTCCACCAGACAA CGGTCAGTGTAACCTCATCCCCAGCTGTCCTAGGCATTAAGGAGCAATGCTCTGATTACCAGAGGACACAGCCATCTATGCAATTTTATAACTACCAAGGAGACGGTGTTCTCAAAACCCCATACACAG GCTCTGTGAAAACATCTCCCTTTTACATCAGCTCCTATTCCTCACCTAGCAGGGAGGAGTCGAGGAGAGCCCAG CATATGTACTACGGCGAAGAGGGAGGCGCTAGGAGCTACGAGCAGTATGGGATGTACCTTCAGTCTCCCCAAGGCTACGAGGAGCCGTTCCTGGGGCAGGCTGTACAGTACTCCACAGCCAACTACGCCACACAGCCCCACGCACTCAAAACCACCACCAACTACGTGGACTTCTACTCCACAACGCGGAGAGCCTCGTATCGGACTGAGCAGTACCCGGGCTCGCCGGACTCCTGGGTGTAG